The Calditrichota bacterium genome has a window encoding:
- a CDS encoding DUF86 domain-containing protein, whose amino-acid sequence MWRDRAHLESIAQSCERIVGKTLGRTFEDFANSEDLHDIVALHIAIIGESARKLSDETKEKLSEIPWHKVIGMRNRIAHDYKATDSREIWIAATRDIPELLVVVSRELDRP is encoded by the coding sequence ATGTGGCGGGATAGAGCGCATTTGGAAAGCATCGCGCAATCTTGCGAGCGAATAGTTGGAAAGACCCTTGGAAGGACCTTTGAGGATTTCGCAAACTCGGAAGATCTTCACGACATTGTCGCGCTGCACATTGCCATAATCGGCGAATCGGCGCGTAAACTTAGTGACGAAACTAAGGAAAAGCTATCAGAAATCCCGTGGCATAAAGTCATTGGAATGCGAAATCGCATCGCACATGACTACAAAGCGACGGACAGCAGAGAGATTTGGATTGCGGCGACGAGAGATATTCCCGAGTTGCTTGTCGTTGTCAGCCGCGAATTGGACCGCCCATGA
- a CDS encoding nucleotidyltransferase domain-containing protein encodes MKDIVLSELVNPAKLAEFCAKWKIVEFALFGSVLRDDFGPDSDIDVLVDFAPDSEWGLYELVDMEDELKVLFDRDVDLVLRRSIQRSKNRYSREHILGTARTVYVAG; translated from the coding sequence ATGAAAGACATTGTACTCTCGGAATTGGTTAATCCTGCGAAGCTCGCGGAGTTTTGCGCGAAATGGAAGATCGTCGAGTTCGCGCTCTTCGGTTCGGTGCTGCGCGATGACTTCGGGCCGGACAGCGACATTGACGTGCTGGTGGATTTTGCGCCGGATTCAGAGTGGGGATTGTACGAGCTTGTGGATATGGAAGACGAACTCAAGGTGCTTTTCGACCGCGATGTTGATTTAGTGTTGCGGCGCTCAATTCAGCGAAGCAAAAATCGATACAGCAGAGAACATATTTTAGGCACGGCGCGCACTGTTTATGTGGCGGGATAG
- a CDS encoding T9SS type A sorting domain-containing protein, with amino-acid sequence MRSFVCALIVLLFGLQSAFAGLTQIPRKPDVMPEFRVPRDGSRALDESWVYVQTLYDGATSSPAYWNAVPVGFAKANQGRAFIASLHTVFRTLDGGRTWSNLDPSPAPSNSPSFNSLRDPIYITDIAWRPVQRQEVSSDSLYLSAFNAQQDTGIVRLLRGAGNSYVVWAETLLLAQRWLTTIAAPDSNTGVAIAGLDARIFRNDSMQTSRTWDALPEHFNGTWVKEITVSGNFVYAVGSTQWLSLDRGYSWQTLPPADPLGDSDIDFGPGGARGIVGGGQDNPASGWVRYTTDFGQTWSARTLQTDIPIRTVLMISDSLGYAAGGLANDAIGRVWRTTDGGETWQLQLEADAEITELGYARESGGYINVIAAGYYADFRCGVWRSHVPYPDTIGAAMLLSQDTLRFYAAVGHSEPQQVSLKNVGSVDITVTDWLDAGPFVIDCCSQDVLLQPGDSMIVSVTFAPGIDGEYQNSIRVLNDRNEFLELNVLGSTLTDASPRTTLPSELSLKVSPNPGNAEFRLSYTLSKSSDVALRIFDTTGREVTTLVDADRAGGEHVLQWNASALPSGVYFAALRADGANAVAKLVLMK; translated from the coding sequence ATGCGATCCTTCGTTTGCGCCCTGATTGTTCTGCTGTTTGGACTTCAAAGCGCGTTCGCTGGTTTGACACAGATTCCCAGGAAACCCGACGTCATGCCGGAGTTCCGCGTGCCGCGCGACGGCTCGCGCGCACTCGACGAATCGTGGGTGTATGTGCAAACTCTCTACGACGGCGCAACCTCATCCCCCGCTTACTGGAACGCTGTGCCCGTCGGGTTTGCGAAAGCGAACCAAGGACGAGCTTTCATTGCATCGCTGCACACCGTCTTCCGTACTTTGGACGGCGGCCGCACATGGAGCAACTTGGATCCATCACCCGCGCCGTCAAACTCGCCTTCCTTTAATTCTCTCCGCGACCCCATCTACATCACCGATATCGCGTGGCGGCCCGTCCAACGACAAGAGGTGAGCTCCGACAGTCTGTACCTTTCGGCTTTCAACGCGCAGCAAGACACGGGAATCGTTCGTCTGCTTCGCGGCGCGGGGAATTCATATGTCGTTTGGGCGGAAACGCTGCTGCTTGCTCAGCGCTGGCTGACGACCATTGCGGCTCCGGATTCAAATACCGGCGTGGCGATTGCCGGGTTGGATGCAAGAATTTTTCGCAATGATTCCATGCAAACGTCGCGTACGTGGGATGCTCTGCCAGAACATTTCAACGGGACGTGGGTGAAAGAGATCACCGTCTCCGGAAACTTCGTTTATGCGGTTGGTTCGACGCAATGGCTGTCGCTTGATCGCGGCTATTCGTGGCAAACGCTGCCGCCCGCAGATCCGTTAGGCGATTCCGACATTGATTTCGGACCCGGCGGCGCGCGCGGAATTGTCGGCGGCGGACAAGATAATCCGGCTTCAGGTTGGGTTCGCTACACGACGGACTTCGGACAAACGTGGTCGGCGCGCACGCTGCAAACGGACATTCCCATTCGCACGGTGCTTATGATCTCGGATTCCCTGGGATATGCCGCCGGTGGTTTGGCAAACGACGCAATTGGGCGCGTTTGGCGCACGACGGACGGAGGAGAAACGTGGCAGCTTCAGCTCGAAGCTGACGCGGAGATCACAGAACTTGGTTATGCGCGCGAAAGCGGCGGCTACATCAACGTGATTGCGGCGGGATATTACGCGGATTTCCGGTGCGGCGTGTGGAGGTCGCACGTGCCCTATCCCGACACCATCGGCGCGGCGATGCTGCTTTCGCAAGACACTTTGCGTTTCTACGCTGCGGTCGGACACTCGGAGCCGCAGCAAGTCTCGCTGAAGAACGTCGGAAGTGTTGATATCACGGTAACGGATTGGCTCGACGCCGGACCGTTTGTCATCGATTGCTGTTCGCAAGACGTGCTATTGCAGCCGGGCGATTCGATGATTGTGTCGGTGACGTTTGCTCCGGGAATAGACGGCGAGTACCAAAATTCGATTAGAGTACTGAATGACCGCAACGAATTTCTCGAGCTTAATGTGCTCGGCAGTACGCTGACGGATGCTTCTCCGCGCACGACTTTGCCGTCAGAGCTGTCGCTGAAAGTATCTCCCAATCCGGGGAATGCGGAGTTCCGGCTGAGCTATACACTCTCAAAGAGCAGCGACGTTGCGCTGAGAATTTTTGACACAACGGGCCGCGAAGTCACAACGCTCGTGGACGCGGACCGCGCAGGGGGCGAACATGTTTTGCAATGGAACGCGTCCGCGCTGCCAAGTGGAGTTTACTTCGCGGCGCTGCGAGCCGACGGAGCGAATGCTGTCGCGAAACTCGTGCTCATGAAGTAA
- a CDS encoding putative metal-dependent hydrolase — translation MRDTARAGKCRSLLPRQSQNERKRKKRARNVDFDHQKYPIGKFDGKRPDTAEERAEMIAVLRGHPKRLRDAVAGLSDEQLDTPYREGAWTVRQLVHHICDSHMYAYIRLKHALTEDDYMIKAYNQTNWVNAPDGSLPVEFSLNVLDALHEKWARLFEGILPEQYHRGFAHPDRPNADLDIRWLLGLYSWHGTHHIAHITKLRERMGW, via the coding sequence ATGCGAGACACTGCTCGTGCCGGAAAATGCCGGAGTCTATTGCCAAGGCAATCGCAGAACGAAAGAAAACGAAAAAAAAGAGCGCGTAACGTGGATTTTGATCATCAAAAATACCCGATTGGAAAATTCGACGGCAAGCGGCCCGACACGGCCGAAGAACGCGCGGAGATGATCGCTGTTTTGCGCGGACATCCGAAGAGGTTGCGCGACGCGGTGGCGGGACTTTCTGACGAGCAGCTCGACACGCCGTACCGCGAGGGTGCGTGGACAGTCAGACAGCTCGTGCACCACATCTGCGACTCGCACATGTACGCGTACATTCGCTTAAAACATGCGCTGACGGAAGATGACTATATGATCAAAGCATACAATCAGACGAATTGGGTGAACGCGCCGGACGGATCGCTGCCGGTCGAGTTTTCGCTGAATGTGCTGGACGCGCTGCACGAAAAATGGGCGCGGTTGTTTGAAGGAATTTTGCCGGAACAATATCACCGCGGGTTTGCACATCCGGATCGACCGAATGCGGATTTGGATATTCGCTGGCTGTTGGGACTTTATTCGTGGCACGGCACGCATCACATCGCGCACATCACGAAATTGCGCGAACGGATGGGCTGGTGA
- the gyrA gene encoding DNA gyrase subunit A, whose translation MSDKDNLELQLAGNGNGDSRIIPVNVEDEMKSSYINYSMSVIVSRALPDVRDGLKPVHRRILYGMLELGLGAGRSYKKCARIVGDVMGKYHPHGDQAIYDTLVRMVQDFSLRYPLVDGQGNFGSVDGDGAAAMRYTEARMNRIAEEMLAEIDKNTVDFVPNYDESIQIPSVMPAKFPNLLVNGSDGIAVGMATRIPPHNLTEVCDAAIAMIGNESLTAADLMQYVTAPDFPTGGIIFGKQGIRDAYLTGRGKIVVRAKASIEQPEKANQRTRIVVNEIPYQVNKTRLIERIVDLVNDKKIEGIADIRDESDRDGMRLVIELKREAVPEVVMASLFKHTPMQESFGVIMLALVHGVPRVLTLRDMISEFLEHRNEVTLRRVRFELQQALDRLHILEGLQIAVDHIDEVISIIRGSSSPEVAAMELRDRFGLSEKQSKAILDMRLARLTGLERQKLADEIREVKAKIAELEPLAKDENRALRLAVVQKELEEIKEKYGDKRRTEVVEDEAEVTIEDLIAPEEMVVTISHSGYVKRFPVSGFRKQGRGGRGSQGATTKEEDFVETLFIASTHDYILFFTDRGKCYWLKVYQIPQMGRGTRGKALVNLIERSAEEKVRAYVTVKEFAEDKYVLMCTKRGTVKKTALSDFSNPRSTGIIAINIADGDELLDAALTDGNNEVIIGTSEGKAVRFNESDVRAMGRTATGVRGVLLKPNAEAVGMIVVRGDSTILTVTEKGYGKRGDVSGYRLTKRGAGGVLALKTTDKTGPLVAMKEVGDSDDLIIITEQGVAIRQSVKDIRTMGRATQGVRLIRLDDGDKVGDVAKIVNEDDDSEIELDTSA comes from the coding sequence ATGTCCGACAAAGATAATCTTGAATTGCAATTGGCCGGTAACGGGAACGGCGACTCGCGAATCATCCCGGTGAATGTCGAAGACGAAATGAAGTCTTCGTACATCAACTACTCCATGTCCGTGATCGTGTCGCGTGCCTTGCCGGACGTGCGCGACGGCTTGAAGCCCGTGCACCGCCGGATTCTTTACGGTATGCTCGAACTCGGACTCGGCGCGGGACGGTCGTATAAGAAATGCGCGCGTATTGTCGGTGATGTGATGGGTAAATACCATCCGCACGGCGATCAAGCGATCTACGATACGCTGGTGCGCATGGTGCAGGATTTCAGCTTGCGCTATCCGCTGGTCGACGGACAAGGCAACTTCGGTTCAGTCGACGGGGATGGCGCCGCGGCCATGCGTTACACCGAAGCGCGCATGAACCGCATCGCCGAAGAGATGCTCGCCGAAATCGACAAGAACACCGTGGATTTCGTACCGAACTACGACGAGTCGATTCAGATTCCGTCGGTGATGCCCGCGAAATTTCCGAATCTTCTCGTCAACGGATCGGATGGCATCGCGGTCGGTATGGCGACGCGCATTCCGCCGCACAATCTGACGGAAGTGTGCGACGCTGCGATTGCGATGATCGGAAACGAATCATTGACCGCGGCGGACTTGATGCAATACGTGACCGCGCCGGATTTTCCGACAGGCGGAATCATTTTTGGCAAGCAGGGAATTCGCGACGCGTATTTGACGGGCCGCGGAAAAATCGTGGTGCGCGCAAAGGCTAGTATTGAGCAGCCGGAAAAGGCGAATCAACGCACGCGCATTGTCGTCAATGAAATTCCGTACCAAGTCAACAAGACGCGCTTGATCGAGCGCATTGTGGATTTGGTGAACGACAAGAAAATCGAAGGTATTGCGGATATTCGCGACGAATCGGACCGCGACGGAATGCGGCTGGTGATTGAACTCAAGCGCGAAGCCGTGCCGGAAGTGGTGATGGCGTCGCTGTTCAAACACACGCCGATGCAGGAGTCCTTCGGCGTCATCATGCTTGCGCTGGTGCATGGTGTGCCGCGCGTGCTGACACTGCGCGATATGATCTCGGAGTTTCTCGAACACCGCAATGAAGTGACGTTGCGCCGCGTTCGCTTTGAGCTGCAGCAAGCGCTGGACAGACTGCACATCCTTGAAGGTTTGCAGATCGCCGTCGATCATATCGACGAAGTCATCAGTATCATTCGTGGGTCGTCGTCGCCGGAAGTTGCGGCGATGGAATTGCGCGACCGCTTTGGGTTGTCAGAGAAACAGTCCAAAGCGATTCTCGATATGCGTTTGGCGCGTTTGACGGGACTTGAACGCCAGAAATTGGCCGACGAGATCCGTGAAGTCAAGGCAAAGATCGCCGAACTGGAACCGCTGGCGAAAGACGAGAACCGCGCGCTGCGTTTGGCCGTCGTACAAAAGGAACTCGAAGAGATCAAAGAGAAATACGGCGACAAGCGACGCACGGAAGTCGTGGAAGACGAAGCCGAGGTGACGATTGAAGACTTGATTGCTCCGGAAGAGATGGTTGTCACGATTTCGCACTCGGGTTATGTTAAGCGTTTCCCGGTTTCGGGTTTCCGCAAACAGGGCCGCGGCGGACGCGGATCGCAGGGTGCGACCACGAAGGAAGAAGATTTCGTCGAAACGTTGTTTATTGCGTCGACGCACGACTATATTCTGTTCTTCACGGACCGCGGCAAATGCTATTGGCTGAAAGTTTACCAGATTCCGCAGATGGGACGCGGCACACGCGGCAAAGCGCTCGTGAACTTGATTGAACGCAGTGCCGAAGAAAAGGTACGCGCCTACGTCACCGTGAAGGAATTTGCGGAAGACAAGTACGTGCTAATGTGCACGAAGCGCGGAACCGTGAAAAAGACGGCATTGTCCGACTTCTCGAATCCGCGTTCGACTGGAATTATCGCCATTAACATCGCCGACGGAGACGAGCTGCTCGACGCCGCCTTGACCGACGGCAACAACGAAGTGATTATCGGTACGTCGGAAGGAAAGGCTGTGCGCTTTAATGAGAGCGATGTGCGCGCGATGGGCCGTACGGCGACGGGTGTGCGCGGGGTTTTGCTGAAGCCCAACGCTGAAGCCGTCGGCATGATTGTGGTACGCGGCGACTCGACGATTCTTACGGTTACGGAAAAAGGTTACGGCAAACGCGGCGACGTGTCGGGATATCGTTTGACAAAACGCGGCGCGGGTGGCGTGCTCGCTTTGAAGACGACGGATAAGACGGGTCCGTTGGTGGCCATGAAGGAAGTCGGCGACAGCGACGACTTGATTATCATCACCGAACAGGGTGTGGCGATTCGTCAGAGTGTCAAAGATATTCGCACGATGGGCCGCGCGACGCAGGGCGTGCGGTTGATTCGTTTGGATGACGGAGACAAAGTCGGCGATGTCGCAAAGATCGTGAATGAAGACGACGACAGTGAGATTGAGCTCGACACGTCGGCATAA
- a CDS encoding redox-sensing transcriptional repressor Rex, producing MAVVKAVKQEIKKSKANRKKKAKTGKPKPSNRVSDATVKRLSKYYRTLQNALSAEKTTISSDEIGKYNGLTAAQVRKDLSFFGAFGRRGLGYNVVDLHRAISKILGLHRTWNVCLVGVGNIGTALVHFKQFAEQGFIIRVVFDSDSQKIGQTVGDMEVQDFAKAKEVIEAESIKIAVVAVPAHAAQKVVDQLVEAGIRAILNFAPVSIFVPKGVAVRNENMAIEIEALSYALSSKGQKPKQILEQ from the coding sequence ATGGCTGTCGTAAAGGCCGTTAAGCAAGAGATCAAAAAGAGCAAAGCGAACCGCAAAAAGAAGGCGAAAACCGGTAAGCCTAAACCGTCGAACCGCGTGTCTGACGCGACGGTCAAACGGCTTTCGAAATATTACCGTACGCTCCAGAATGCGCTGAGCGCCGAGAAGACGACGATTTCTTCCGACGAAATCGGAAAATACAACGGACTAACGGCAGCGCAGGTGCGAAAAGATCTTTCGTTTTTCGGTGCGTTTGGCCGTCGTGGACTCGGTTACAACGTCGTGGATTTGCACCGCGCCATCAGCAAAATCTTAGGATTGCACCGGACGTGGAACGTCTGCTTGGTCGGCGTCGGAAACATCGGAACCGCGCTCGTGCACTTCAAACAATTCGCCGAGCAAGGGTTCATCATCCGCGTCGTATTCGACAGCGATTCGCAAAAGATCGGACAGACGGTCGGTGACATGGAAGTGCAGGACTTCGCAAAGGCCAAGGAAGTGATTGAAGCCGAGAGCATCAAGATTGCCGTGGTCGCCGTGCCCGCTCATGCCGCGCAAAAAGTCGTCGACCAGCTTGTGGAGGCCGGCATTCGCGCAATTCTAAACTTTGCTCCCGTGTCGATTTTCGTGCCGAAAGGAGTGGCCGTGCGCAACGAGAACATGGCGATTGAAATCGAAGCATTGTCGTACGCGCTCTCAAGCAAAGGGCAAAAACCGAAGCAGATTTTGGAACAATAA
- the nth gene encoding endonuclease III yields the protein MMPLSTRAKKITAELFKLYPQPECALTHRNAFQLAVATILSAQCTDERVNMVTPVLFKQYPTPKKLAAAAQEDVEEIIRSTGFFRNKAKNILGFANAIVKDFGGEVPQELDLLVKLPGIGRKTANVVLGTAFGIASGVVVDTHVTRLSNRLGLTESQDAVKIERDLMSLLPQADWINFSHAVIWHGRRICNARKPNCADCTLAKLCPKIGVE from the coding sequence ATGATGCCACTCTCCACACGCGCGAAGAAGATCACCGCCGAACTGTTCAAGCTCTATCCGCAGCCCGAGTGCGCGCTGACGCACCGCAATGCGTTTCAATTGGCCGTGGCCACGATTCTCTCGGCGCAGTGCACCGACGAGCGCGTGAACATGGTCACCCCGGTGTTGTTCAAGCAATATCCAACGCCGAAAAAACTCGCCGCCGCCGCGCAGGAAGACGTCGAAGAAATTATTCGCAGCACGGGTTTCTTTCGCAATAAGGCCAAGAACATTTTGGGATTCGCGAACGCCATCGTGAAGGATTTCGGCGGTGAAGTTCCGCAAGAACTTGATCTACTTGTCAAGCTGCCCGGCATTGGCCGAAAAACCGCAAATGTGGTTTTGGGCACGGCCTTCGGCATCGCATCAGGAGTTGTAGTTGACACACACGTTACCAGACTTTCAAACCGCTTAGGACTAACCGAAAGTCAGGATGCCGTAAAGATCGAGCGCGATCTGATGAGCCTTCTGCCGCAAGCAGATTGGATCAACTTCTCCCACGCTGTCATCTGGCACGGCAGAAGAATTTGCAATGCCCGCAAACCTAACTGCGCCGACTGCACGCTGGCCAAGTTGTGCCCCAAGATCGGCGTGGAATAG
- a CDS encoding DUF1572 family protein has protein sequence MKENPLELFLSDSQFLLKEYFRQIEEAVNRLDEKQVWARPNPASNSIGNLLLHLAGNIRQHIISGCGGVPDVRKRSQEFHVNFDEMLTPTKGVLLADLEQTVKEACGVLATLNPSELLETRVIQNKEVVVFLNTHHSIAHFAYHTGQIVMRVKDVTAKGFSWYDYLEGT, from the coding sequence ATGAAAGAAAATCCTTTAGAGCTGTTTTTGAGCGACAGCCAATTCTTGCTCAAAGAATATTTCCGACAAATTGAAGAGGCGGTGAATCGATTGGATGAAAAGCAGGTTTGGGCGCGGCCCAATCCAGCTTCGAATTCGATCGGGAATTTGCTCTTGCATTTGGCGGGGAATATCCGGCAGCACATCATTTCCGGCTGCGGCGGTGTGCCGGACGTGCGGAAACGGTCGCAAGAGTTTCATGTGAATTTTGATGAAATGCTCACGCCCACGAAGGGTGTGCTGCTGGCCGATCTTGAGCAGACGGTGAAGGAAGCGTGCGGCGTTTTGGCGACGCTTAATCCGTCCGAGCTGCTGGAGACGCGCGTGATTCAAAATAAGGAAGTAGTGGTCTTTCTGAATACGCACCATTCTATCGCGCACTTCGCATACCACACGGGACAGATTGTGATGCGTGTGAAGGACGTGACCGCGAAGGGTTTCTCGTGGTATGACTATCTGGAAGGGACGTAG
- a CDS encoding sugar transferase: MTFTEMNSMNAVQQDKKGHGAASSTRKRSLLTSFWLPMAGSAMDFFAVLVASILAFYIRFFGPVYEVFHSYWVPSAFEYLSFGGLLGLTYVVVGWSSRHYVTESAVPLDREIARIIRGSILSMGLVMAGIFFYREFSYSRLVFLLTVALMVPLLIFARAIYQRMRRSLFKRGVGVQRIAVWGTGTEAARLWENLQHQQSRGFELVGALGPSPVAAGPSLGDVHMLRNLWQEHELDAVMLAPSPDEESLISDVARAAEGTPVELLFVPLGAEMMQSRVMVTEIGGRPVLKLRALTMAGPGYVVKRLMDFVFSALFLIAFSWLYGIIAVAVLLDSGKPLFYKQRRVGMDGNEFDMIKFRSMRTDAEAKTGAVWAVRGDTRVTRVGRFLRRWSLDEIPQFWSVLRGDMSLVGPRPERPEFVYKFAENIPNYLDRHRVKSGLTGWAVVNGFRGSDTTIEERTAYDLYYVENWSLWLDIRILLRTLAAVISGKGAM; the protein is encoded by the coding sequence TTGACTTTCACCGAAATGAACAGTATGAACGCGGTGCAGCAAGATAAAAAGGGACACGGCGCAGCAAGCTCGACGCGGAAGCGCTCGCTTCTGACGAGTTTCTGGCTTCCGATGGCCGGCAGTGCGATGGATTTCTTCGCCGTGTTGGTCGCGTCCATACTCGCGTTCTACATTCGATTCTTCGGACCCGTTTACGAAGTCTTTCATTCGTACTGGGTCCCAAGCGCGTTCGAGTACTTGTCGTTCGGCGGACTGCTTGGTCTGACCTATGTGGTGGTCGGATGGTCCTCGCGGCACTACGTCACCGAATCGGCAGTGCCGCTTGACCGCGAAATTGCCCGCATTATTCGCGGTTCTATTTTGAGCATGGGACTCGTGATGGCGGGAATTTTCTTTTACCGCGAGTTCAGCTACTCCAGATTGGTCTTTCTCTTAACCGTTGCCTTGATGGTGCCGCTGCTGATTTTTGCGCGGGCGATCTATCAGCGGATGAGGAGATCGTTGTTTAAACGCGGAGTCGGTGTGCAGCGCATCGCCGTGTGGGGAACAGGAACGGAAGCGGCGAGGCTGTGGGAAAACTTGCAGCATCAACAAAGCCGCGGGTTTGAACTTGTCGGAGCGTTGGGACCGTCACCCGTTGCGGCGGGGCCGAGTTTGGGTGACGTGCATATGCTCAGAAATCTGTGGCAAGAACATGAATTGGACGCCGTAATGCTGGCCCCGTCACCTGATGAAGAATCACTCATCAGTGATGTTGCGCGTGCGGCGGAAGGCACACCGGTCGAATTGTTGTTCGTGCCGCTGGGTGCCGAAATGATGCAATCGCGGGTGATGGTGACGGAAATCGGCGGGCGTCCGGTCTTGAAACTGCGCGCGCTGACCATGGCCGGTCCGGGCTACGTCGTGAAACGGCTTATGGATTTCGTTTTCTCCGCGCTATTTCTCATTGCTTTCTCATGGCTGTATGGCATTATTGCCGTGGCAGTGCTGCTTGACAGCGGAAAACCGTTGTTTTACAAGCAGCGCCGCGTGGGAATGGACGGAAACGAATTCGATATGATAAAGTTCCGTTCGATGCGGACGGATGCCGAAGCCAAAACCGGTGCGGTGTGGGCTGTGCGCGGCGATACGCGCGTTACGAGAGTCGGCCGGTTTCTCCGCCGCTGGTCGCTCGACGAAATTCCGCAGTTTTGGAGTGTGCTGAGAGGAGATATGTCGCTGGTCGGACCGAGACCGGAACGACCGGAGTTTGTATATAAGTTCGCGGAAAATATTCCGAACTATTTGGATCGTCACCGTGTGAAATCTGGATTGACGGGCTGGGCGGTCGTCAACGGTTTTCGCGGAAGTGACACGACTATTGAAGAACGCACCGCATATGACCTCTACTATGTAGAGAACTGGAGTCTGTGGCTGGATATTCGTATTCTGCTGCGGACGCTCGCCGCGGTGATTTCCGGTAAGGGAGCAATGTAA
- a CDS encoding putative metal-dependent hydrolase: protein MDEALRYPIGKFVYAGLASAAECAERARALRDFPWELREAVAGLSDAQLDTPYREGGWTARQVVHHLGDGSLHFFCRTMTTMTEADPHVIGFEENDWIKMPDHAISVEATLAMLDGIHARWDALLTSMKHEDYARTFMHSDNGETVLDQQIVYAAWHCKHHTAHITSLRKRMGW, encoded by the coding sequence ATGGACGAAGCGCTGCGCTATCCGATTGGCAAGTTTGTTTACGCCGGTTTGGCGAGCGCGGCGGAATGTGCAGAGCGGGCGCGAGCGTTGCGCGATTTCCCGTGGGAATTGCGGGAAGCGGTTGCGGGTTTGAGTGACGCGCAGCTTGATACGCCCTACCGCGAGGGTGGGTGGACGGCGCGGCAAGTCGTGCATCATCTTGGTGACGGAAGCCTGCATTTCTTTTGCCGCACGATGACGACGATGACCGAAGCTGATCCGCACGTTATCGGATTCGAAGAAAACGATTGGATCAAGATGCCGGATCACGCGATTTCAGTCGAAGCGACACTGGCGATGCTCGACGGCATTCACGCGCGGTGGGATGCATTACTGACTTCGATGAAGCACGAAGATTACGCGCGGACGTTCATGCATTCGGACAACGGCGAAACGGTGCTGGATCAGCAGATCGTATATGCCGCGTGGCACTGCAAGCATCATACGGCACACATCACGTCACTGCGCAAGCGGATGGGTTGGTAG
- a CDS encoding esterase translates to MRLRGRLVIEEFRSRCLVGNPLRDDAVRETPVYLPEGFTTANEYPLIIVLSGFTGGALTHLNWSAWGETLPERIERLIIEKVIPPSVVMMPDCFTRLGGSQYINSSATGDYEDYVCGDLLPWAQKEFRAGLTPDQTVIVGKSSGGYGAFVLAARHPDLFGWSLVHSADSYFEYGYLPGFPQTLKELRKHASPLDMIALYGNPQKHVSHDAINTTGMSACYSPNPESPYGFDYPFDLETGELRDDVWSRWLSHDPVRMATDERIIENLKKLSGLYIECGLSDEFHLQWGARILSTRLTDAEVPHTHIEFEGGHFGLQWRYDESLGWWGRHLKDEQ, encoded by the coding sequence ATGAGACTTCGTGGTAGATTAGTTATTGAAGAATTTCGTTCGCGGTGCTTGGTTGGAAATCCACTGCGGGATGATGCCGTGCGTGAAACTCCCGTGTATCTGCCCGAAGGATTTACGACGGCCAATGAGTATCCGTTGATTATCGTTTTGTCGGGATTCACGGGCGGCGCGCTGACGCATTTGAATTGGAGTGCGTGGGGCGAAACGCTTCCCGAGAGAATCGAGCGGCTCATCATCGAGAAAGTGATTCCGCCGAGCGTCGTGATGATGCCGGATTGTTTCACGCGATTGGGCGGATCGCAATATATCAATTCTTCGGCGACGGGGGATTACGAAGATTACGTTTGCGGCGATTTATTGCCGTGGGCGCAGAAAGAGTTTCGCGCAGGGTTGACTCCTGACCAAACTGTAATCGTCGGGAAATCGTCGGGCGGCTATGGTGCGTTTGTGCTCGCGGCGCGGCATCCCGATTTGTTCGGTTGGTCTTTGGTGCATTCGGCGGACAGCTATTTTGAATACGGCTACTTGCCGGGATTTCCACAGACGTTGAAGGAGCTGCGGAAACACGCTTCGCCGCTCGACATGATCGCGCTTTATGGCAATCCGCAGAAACATGTTTCGCATGACGCGATCAATACGACGGGAATGTCGGCATGTTATTCGCCGAATCCAGAATCGCCGTACGGGTTTGACTATCCCTTTGATTTGGAAACGGGCGAGCTGCGTGATGACGTGTGGTCGCGGTGGCTGTCGCATGACCCTGTGCGGATGGCGACGGATGAACGGATCATCGAGAACTTGAAGAAGCTCTCGGGCCTATACATCGAATGCGGACTCTCCGACGAATTTCATTTGCAGTGGGGTGCGCGCATTTTGTCGACAAGACTTACGGACGCTGAAGTTCCGCACACGCACATCGAGTTTGAAGGCGGGCATTTTGGGTTGCAGTGGCGGTACGACGAAAGTCTCGGCTGGTGGGGGCGGCATTTGAAGGATGAACAGTAG